A genomic window from Candidatus Denitrolinea symbiosum includes:
- a CDS encoding ABC transporter ATP-binding protein, translated as MDLVIDRVGKKYSGSVWGLKDFSLRLGPGILGLLGPNGAGKSTLMNILATIMQPTEGRVLWNGIDILRRPDELRKVLGYLPQSFGVYPNLSAQEFLGYLAALKGLDARTARRRIEELLQLVNLTEARKRPLGGYSGGMKQRIGIAQALLNDPQLLIVDEPTVGLDPEERVRFRNLIADLAGERIVILSTHIVSDVEATATQIVLVNHGRLLMNTLPETLLSSVENRVWEWTIPSQELMQARQKYLVSGTLRRADGIQLRVIADDAPDRSARRAAPTFEDAYLKIISANGHSPFPVKAQT; from the coding sequence ATGGATTTAGTCATTGACCGTGTAGGAAAAAAATATTCGGGCAGCGTTTGGGGACTGAAAGATTTCAGCCTGCGGCTCGGACCGGGCATTCTGGGTTTGCTTGGACCCAACGGCGCAGGAAAATCAACCCTGATGAACATCCTCGCAACCATCATGCAGCCAACGGAAGGCAGGGTGCTTTGGAATGGGATCGACATCCTCCGCCGACCGGACGAACTCAGAAAAGTGCTGGGCTACCTGCCTCAATCATTCGGAGTGTATCCCAACCTGAGCGCGCAGGAATTCCTGGGGTATCTCGCCGCCCTCAAAGGACTCGACGCGCGTACTGCCCGGCGGAGGATTGAGGAGTTGCTGCAACTGGTCAACTTGACCGAAGCGCGCAAACGCCCTCTTGGTGGTTATTCAGGAGGCATGAAACAGCGGATTGGGATCGCCCAGGCGTTGCTCAACGATCCGCAATTGTTGATCGTGGATGAGCCAACAGTCGGCTTGGACCCCGAAGAGCGCGTCCGTTTTCGAAATCTCATCGCAGATCTGGCTGGGGAACGGATCGTGATCCTGTCTACGCACATTGTCTCAGATGTCGAAGCCACAGCTACGCAAATCGTCCTGGTCAATCACGGACGCCTGCTGATGAACACGCTGCCCGAGACTCTCCTGAGCAGTGTTGAGAATCGCGTTTGGGAGTGGACCATCCCCAGCCAGGAATTGATGCAAGCCAGACAGAAATATCTGGTCAGCGGCACACTGCGCCGGGCAGATGGGATCCAACTGCGCGTGATTGCAGACGACGCGCCGGATCGTTCCGCGCGTCGTGCTGCGCCCACGTTCGAGGATGCCTACCTCAAGATCATCTCTGCAAACGGACACTCCCCTTTTCCAGTAAAGGCGCAAACATGA
- a CDS encoding antimicrobial peptide ABC transporter permease encodes MSLARRNLFQDKTRLALSVGGVALAVMLILILKGFLAGMNRQITSYIDRSPGSIVVAQEDVVNLLGATSLLPEGILQKAEAIRGVEEAVPVLSQFIILDLHGKKQPAYMIGYEPNQGGGPWELIAGREPRSKKEIVFDRVLAQRHDLNLGDQAEVMGTDFTIVGLSNGTTSWMTSFFFVRKRDAENLLMAPGATSFLLLTTEEGADTNRILQRLNDFSGVNALTKQEMAANDLKLFAKVFSAPLRLMVGIAFLVGTMIVGLIIYTATVERQREYGVIKAIGAQNRFLYRIVVAQALFASIVGSLLGVLLANGAAQWIMSAKPQFLIIFDPVDGAQALLAGLGMALLASVFPTRVVANLAPAEVFRK; translated from the coding sequence ATGTCCCTTGCGCGGCGCAATCTCTTTCAAGACAAGACCCGCCTGGCGTTGAGCGTTGGAGGCGTGGCATTGGCAGTTATGCTGATTCTCATCCTCAAAGGTTTCCTGGCAGGGATGAATCGCCAGATCACCTCTTACATTGACCGTTCGCCCGGCTCGATCGTCGTGGCGCAGGAGGACGTGGTCAACCTGCTGGGGGCGACCTCCCTCCTGCCGGAAGGAATCCTCCAAAAGGCAGAAGCAATTCGCGGCGTGGAGGAGGCGGTTCCCGTCCTCTCCCAGTTCATCATCCTCGACCTGCACGGCAAAAAGCAGCCCGCCTACATGATCGGGTATGAACCAAATCAGGGCGGCGGACCCTGGGAACTGATTGCGGGACGCGAGCCGCGCTCGAAAAAGGAGATTGTTTTCGACCGCGTGCTGGCGCAGCGCCATGATTTGAATCTCGGCGATCAAGCCGAAGTGATGGGAACCGATTTCACCATCGTCGGCTTGTCGAACGGCACCACTTCCTGGATGACCAGTTTCTTCTTTGTCCGCAAGCGCGACGCGGAGAATTTGCTGATGGCGCCCGGCGCGACGAGTTTTCTTTTGCTGACCACAGAAGAAGGTGCAGATACAAACCGAATCCTCCAACGCCTGAACGATTTCTCGGGCGTCAATGCGCTCACCAAGCAGGAAATGGCAGCCAATGACCTTAAACTGTTTGCGAAGGTCTTCTCCGCCCCGCTGCGGTTGATGGTTGGCATTGCCTTTTTGGTCGGCACGATGATCGTCGGGCTGATCATCTACACCGCGACCGTCGAGCGCCAGCGCGAGTACGGCGTCATCAAAGCCATCGGTGCGCAAAACCGTTTCCTGTATCGAATTGTCGTCGCGCAAGCATTGTTCGCTTCCATTGTGGGATCGCTGCTTGGCGTCCTGCTGGCAAACGGTGCGGCGCAGTGGATCATGTCCGCCAAGCCTCAATTTCTGATTATTTTCGATCCTGTAGATGGCGCGCAGGCGCTGCTTGCCGGTTTGGGCATGGCGCTCCTCGCCTCTGTCTTTCCGACGCGCGTGGTAGCCAACCTTGCACCTGCGGAGGTCTTCCGCAAATGA
- a CDS encoding ABC transporter ATP-binding protein → MTTSSQVETLQIAHVTKRYGSGSTEVTAVRDVSLAVRPGEIVLIMGPSGSGKTTLLSMLGALLKPTEGAIQLNGTTISALAENRLPDIRLKQFGFIFQDFNLLSALTALENVAIVAELAGVKSGEARRKAASLLTELGLGERLHFLPEKLSGGEKQRVAIARALVNDPSLILADEPTANLDSKIGHEIMRLLRRIAKEQGRSVVIVSHDQRIKDIADRVLWLEDGEFKETVTMAIDPVCGMSVEREKAVSVEWKGKAYSFCAKGCRDEFMSNPQKFITVVS, encoded by the coding sequence ATGACAACATCCTCCCAGGTCGAAACTTTGCAGATTGCTCACGTGACCAAGCGGTATGGTTCCGGTTCTACCGAAGTCACCGCCGTGCGCGACGTCTCCCTCGCGGTCCGCCCGGGCGAGATCGTTCTCATCATGGGTCCTTCCGGTTCAGGCAAGACCACGCTGCTCTCAATGCTCGGCGCGCTGCTCAAACCGACCGAAGGCGCGATTCAGTTGAACGGCACGACCATCAGCGCGCTGGCAGAAAACCGCCTGCCGGATATTCGCCTCAAACAATTCGGTTTCATCTTTCAGGATTTCAACCTGCTCTCGGCGTTGACCGCATTGGAGAATGTTGCCATTGTGGCGGAACTCGCGGGAGTCAAATCGGGTGAGGCGAGACGAAAAGCCGCTTCGCTCCTGACCGAATTGGGACTCGGCGAACGACTGCATTTCCTCCCCGAAAAATTATCCGGCGGCGAAAAGCAGCGCGTCGCCATCGCCCGCGCCCTGGTCAACGACCCCAGCCTGATCCTTGCCGACGAGCCGACCGCGAATCTCGATTCAAAAATTGGTCACGAGATCATGCGCCTGCTCAGACGAATCGCCAAGGAACAAGGTCGCAGTGTGGTCATCGTCTCGCACGACCAGCGCATCAAAGACATCGCCGACCGCGTGCTGTGGCTGGAGGATGGCGAGTTCAAAGAAACCGTAACCATGGCAATTGATCCAGTCTGCGGCATGTCGGTGGAACGGGAGAAGGCAGTCAGCGTGGAATGGAAGGGGAAAGCGTACTCGTTTTGCGCGAAAGGCTGCCGGGACGAATTCATGAGTAACCCGCAAAAGTTCATCACGGTCGTTTCATAA
- a CDS encoding antimicrobial peptide ABC transporter permease, with product MTRLAFRNLFQNKARLVISVGGVALALLLILALDAIFTGVERQVTAYIDKSGADIWVSQEDVFNMHMAFSSLPDSVARKVKIVPGVESVTPIHYLTNNIVAGDERNLAYIIGLTEDASIGGPWMVSSGRSLPVEGEAIMDRSVAEKSGIALGDEVEILGEEFEIVGLSEGTASLVNSVAFISMKDFEALRGSYDTFSYLLVNVEKGESPQVVAARIEARIRDVTVQTVGDFAAQERKVVKDMSTDVITIMNLIGFLIGLAVMALTVYTSTLSRRREYGMLKALGARNTDLYRTVLAQALLSVTLGFLFGLSITLLLTLVIPLFGSNLALEISRFSLLKVAAVSLVTAGLSAMIPIRQIAGLDPAMVFRGR from the coding sequence ATGACCCGCCTTGCGTTCCGCAACCTGTTTCAGAACAAGGCGCGCCTCGTGATCTCGGTGGGAGGGGTGGCGCTCGCCCTGCTGTTGATCCTTGCGCTGGATGCCATCTTCACGGGCGTCGAGCGGCAGGTCACCGCCTACATTGATAAGAGCGGCGCGGACATCTGGGTCTCGCAGGAGGATGTGTTCAACATGCACATGGCATTCTCTTCGCTGCCGGATTCCGTCGCCAGGAAAGTTAAAATCGTGCCGGGGGTTGAATCTGTTACCCCCATCCACTACTTGACGAACAACATCGTGGCGGGCGACGAGCGCAACCTGGCGTACATCATCGGCTTGACGGAAGACGCCAGCATCGGCGGTCCGTGGATGGTTTCATCCGGACGCAGCCTGCCCGTCGAAGGTGAAGCGATCATGGATCGAAGCGTGGCGGAGAAGTCCGGCATCGCATTGGGAGATGAGGTCGAGATCCTCGGCGAAGAATTTGAGATCGTTGGTCTCTCCGAAGGCACGGCAAGCTTGGTCAATTCGGTGGCGTTCATCTCGATGAAGGATTTCGAAGCGCTGCGCGGCAGTTACGATACGTTCAGCTACCTGCTGGTGAACGTGGAGAAAGGCGAATCCCCGCAAGTTGTTGCCGCGCGGATCGAAGCGCGGATCAGGGACGTCACCGTTCAGACGGTGGGTGATTTCGCCGCGCAGGAACGCAAGGTGGTCAAGGATATGAGCACCGATGTGATCACCATCATGAACCTGATCGGCTTTCTGATCGGCTTGGCGGTCATGGCGCTCACCGTGTACACGTCCACGCTTTCGCGCCGCCGCGAGTATGGCATGTTGAAAGCCCTCGGCGCGCGCAACACCGACCTCTATCGTACCGTGCTGGCGCAGGCGTTATTGAGTGTGACCCTCGGTTTTCTCTTCGGCTTGAGCATCACGCTGTTATTGACTTTGGTAATCCCCTTGTTTGGATCGAACCTCGCGCTGGAGATCAGCCGCTTCTCTCTGCTCAAAGTGGCGGCGGTTTCGCTGGTGACAGCCGGACTCTCCGCGATGATCCCCATCCGCCAGATCGCCGGATTGGACCCGGCGATGGTCTTTCGAGGCAGGTAA
- a CDS encoding metallopeptidase M23 family, which translates to MKRGDSPWSIAQKFDLKPETILWGNPKLNAAAGSLKTGDVLIILPVDGVLHVAEEGDTLEKIASQHEATVQEIYEYFGNDFDLTLPPQLTPGQQVIVPNGISPIAWSEAQVPIAAQSGVRGGYSGNVPNLGSGYFSWPVNGYVLTQEYWSGHPGLDLATDFRQPIFASDSGTVVFSGWDDTGYGYFIILDHGNGYKTTYGHNEANLVSVGQTVVQGQQIAEAGSTGNSTGDHLDFRILYNGVFLNPLDYLP; encoded by the coding sequence GTGAAAAGGGGTGATTCGCCCTGGTCCATTGCGCAGAAGTTCGATCTCAAACCGGAAACGATCCTGTGGGGGAATCCCAAACTGAACGCGGCGGCAGGCAGTCTGAAAACCGGCGACGTACTGATAATTCTTCCGGTGGACGGTGTTCTGCATGTTGCCGAAGAGGGGGATACCCTTGAAAAAATTGCGAGCCAGCATGAAGCCACTGTGCAGGAAATTTATGAATACTTTGGTAACGACTTTGATTTGACCCTGCCTCCACAATTGACGCCTGGGCAGCAGGTCATCGTTCCCAACGGAATCAGCCCCATCGCCTGGTCGGAGGCGCAGGTGCCGATTGCCGCCCAAAGCGGAGTCCGAGGCGGTTATTCTGGGAATGTCCCCAATTTGGGAAGCGGTTATTTCAGTTGGCCCGTCAATGGATACGTCCTTACGCAGGAATATTGGAGCGGTCATCCCGGCCTCGATCTGGCGACCGATTTCCGTCAGCCCATCTTCGCCTCCGACAGCGGTACGGTGGTCTTCTCCGGCTGGGATGACACCGGTTATGGCTACTTTATCATCCTCGATCATGGAAACGGATATAAAACCACCTACGGGCACAATGAGGCAAACCTGGTATCGGTTGGACAAACCGTTGTTCAGGGACAGCAAATCGCCGAGGCGGGCAGCACCGGGAACTCCACCGGCGATCACCTCGACTTCCGCATTCTGTACAACGGCGTTTTCCTCAACCCGCTGGATTATTTGCCCTGA
- a CDS encoding cupin domain-containing protein — MFETQINPYMFTDEEGPAFWSVGVLARLKATGAQTEERFDLVEEWCPPGYATPLHVHHAEHEAFYVLEGELTIFCGNERIHARSGTYVFGPRDIPHGFRVVGTESARILILATPSGFAQFLVEAGEPAKDLTSVPDTPLDLERIAAVGAQYHIEILGPLPD; from the coding sequence ATGTTTGAAACTCAAATCAATCCCTATATGTTCACAGATGAGGAAGGACCGGCGTTCTGGAGTGTAGGGGTTCTCGCCCGGTTGAAAGCGACCGGCGCCCAAACCGAAGAAAGGTTTGACCTTGTTGAGGAGTGGTGCCCGCCTGGGTACGCCACCCCTTTGCACGTCCATCACGCCGAACACGAGGCCTTCTACGTCCTCGAGGGAGAACTCACCATATTTTGCGGCAATGAAAGAATCCATGCCAGGTCGGGCACCTATGTCTTCGGGCCCCGCGACATCCCCCATGGCTTCAGGGTCGTTGGAACAGAGTCAGCCCGCATCCTTATCCTGGCTACTCCTTCGGGTTTCGCCCAATTTCTGGTCGAGGCGGGTGAGCCGGCCAAAGATCTGACCTCCGTGCCCGATACACCGCTGGATCTGGAACGCATTGCCGCAGTGGGCGCTCAGTATCACATCGAAATCCTAGGTCCGCTCCCCGATTAA
- a CDS encoding cytochrome C biogenesis protein: MTNTKVILQKLESFMIEDIGLITLTIAFTFSLYATFVSAYGGWRGYEAWVESARNAVLLVFPLLTISVVIVVYALYTLDFSLAYVYDVSSQAMSPFLRVTALWGGQQGSVLFWAWMMAGFVAVVLVRKWERDREMMPYFIATAMLTTTFFVGVVLFITNPFMRLWHIEGADELTKALFQPANSMPYFPEDGGGLNPLLRHFGMIGHPPTTYLGFTGFVIPFSFAIAALITGHSRGDEWIRTTRRWTLVAWIFLSIGLILGGRWAYDVLGWGGFWGWDPVENAMLMPWLTGTAFLHSVMMTEKRGMMKKWNMILIILTYSLSLFGTFITRTGVISSVHAFSKSALGPAFFAFIGLTFLGSVTLLYLRWDTLKSEHTLESFISRESAFVLQNMLFLAITFAVFWGTVFPLISELVTGTKITVGPPYFQKATGPLFFVLVLLMGVAPLFAWRKQAMRALGKAIWIPFAGSLGITALWGYVHRMHPASILGLWLVTLTLSLILAEFWKGVQARCAARGENPLTALFNLIGRNHRRYGGYIIHIGVVLIALGFIGDANFKMETQGTVSSGESLTVGDYQLRFEQLRGYHGSDGREIVEAVTTLSQGGEAIRNLNPRRDYFVVQQQPVTIPGVYSTPGKDVYVLLVGWDDTGKSATFRIYVNPLINWVWIGGVMMILGTIIAAWSNPAQREATYVIRPEVLTTQPVPQEG, from the coding sequence ATGACAAATACAAAAGTGATCTTACAAAAACTGGAGTCCTTCATGATCGAAGACATCGGCTTGATTACCCTGACCATTGCGTTCACCTTCAGCCTCTACGCCACTTTCGTCTCCGCTTATGGCGGCTGGCGCGGATATGAAGCATGGGTTGAAAGTGCGCGCAACGCGGTGTTGCTTGTCTTCCCTCTACTCACAATTTCGGTCGTCATAGTGGTGTATGCCCTCTACACGCTCGATTTCTCACTGGCTTATGTGTACGATGTTTCCAGCCAGGCAATGTCACCCTTCCTACGCGTCACCGCCCTGTGGGGTGGACAGCAAGGCTCGGTGCTTTTCTGGGCGTGGATGATGGCTGGTTTCGTCGCGGTCGTCCTGGTGCGGAAGTGGGAGCGCGACCGCGAGATGATGCCTTATTTCATCGCAACCGCCATGCTCACCACGACCTTCTTTGTGGGCGTGGTGTTGTTCATCACCAATCCGTTCATGCGCCTCTGGCACATCGAAGGCGCGGATGAACTGACAAAAGCCCTCTTCCAGCCAGCCAACTCGATGCCCTACTTTCCCGAAGATGGCGGCGGCTTGAATCCGCTCCTGCGTCACTTCGGCATGATCGGTCACCCGCCGACCACGTATCTGGGTTTCACAGGATTCGTCATCCCCTTTTCGTTTGCCATCGCGGCGTTGATCACGGGTCATTCGCGCGGCGATGAATGGATCCGCACCACGCGCCGCTGGACGCTGGTGGCGTGGATCTTCCTCTCCATCGGTTTGATCCTTGGCGGGCGCTGGGCTTATGACGTGCTGGGCTGGGGCGGCTTCTGGGGCTGGGACCCGGTCGAGAACGCCATGCTCATGCCCTGGCTCACAGGCACAGCCTTCCTTCACTCGGTGATGATGACCGAAAAGCGCGGCATGATGAAAAAGTGGAACATGATCCTGATCATCCTGACCTATTCGCTTTCACTGTTTGGCACGTTCATCACACGCACAGGAGTCATCAGTTCCGTCCATGCCTTCTCAAAATCCGCATTGGGTCCCGCCTTCTTTGCTTTCATCGGTCTTACATTCCTCGGCTCGGTGACCCTGCTCTACCTGCGCTGGGACACGCTGAAATCCGAGCATACGCTGGAGAGTTTCATCTCGCGCGAATCAGCCTTCGTTCTCCAGAACATGCTTTTCCTTGCGATCACCTTCGCCGTGTTCTGGGGCACCGTCTTCCCGCTGATCAGCGAACTGGTCACAGGCACCAAGATCACCGTCGGACCGCCGTATTTCCAAAAAGCCACCGGTCCGCTTTTCTTCGTACTGGTCTTGTTGATGGGCGTCGCCCCGCTCTTTGCCTGGCGCAAACAAGCCATGCGCGCGCTCGGAAAAGCCATCTGGATTCCGTTTGCGGGATCGCTGGGAATCACCGCCCTGTGGGGATACGTCCATCGGATGCACCCCGCCTCGATTCTTGGACTTTGGTTGGTCACGTTGACCCTGAGCCTGATCCTGGCTGAATTTTGGAAAGGCGTCCAGGCGCGCTGCGCGGCACGCGGAGAGAATCCCCTCACCGCGCTGTTCAATCTCATTGGGCGCAATCACCGCCGCTACGGAGGCTACATCATTCACATCGGCGTCGTGCTGATCGCGCTGGGATTCATCGGGGACGCGAACTTCAAGATGGAAACCCAAGGGACGGTTTCTTCGGGAGAATCGCTCACAGTCGGCGATTATCAATTGCGGTTCGAGCAATTGCGCGGCTACCACGGCTCGGACGGCCGCGAAATCGTCGAAGCGGTAACAACCCTCAGTCAGGGTGGTGAGGCGATACGCAATCTCAACCCGCGCCGCGACTATTTCGTCGTCCAGCAGCAGCCGGTCACAATACCAGGCGTCTATTCCACGCCGGGCAAGGATGTGTACGTCCTGCTGGTTGGCTGGGATGATACGGGGAAGTCTGCCACGTTCAGGATTTACGTCAACCCGCTCATCAACTGGGTTTGGATCGGCGGTGTGATGATGATCCTCGGGACGATCATCGCCGCGTGGAGCAACCCTGCTCAGCGTGAAGCCACGTATGTCATCCGCCCCGAAGTGTTGACCACGCAACCTGTCCCGCAGGAAGGCTGA